A single window of Rhizobium sp. SL42 DNA harbors:
- a CDS encoding sensor histidine kinase: MQSSLDLPPSSVRRRAFWLVFLLLSVLTLAGALFFAGEAGMRSAVSTLSDDVTEDAELKRALLQATLERPRALPLVLAADRQVSGALANPTAEAVAGLNRKLEALVLGTKTAVIYVVGRDGIAIAASNWQEPDSFVGNDYNFREYFTRGMSLGRAEQYALGNVSKRPGLYLSQRVSDENDVAVGIVVVKVEFDALERDWGKTGRSTFVTDNHGIVLITSRPEWRFLSTDDIPPQERVAVRASLQFGEASLEPLPVWQLMDLDGHHMVSTEPGDGMPQQPHMSVTLDVPGTPWKMHVFAPAADVMTAGIWQARLAALVVVLPLIALAAILFYRRGRALRRQAAERAARDDLERKVTARTSELTTARDRLQTEISEHRSTETRLQTVQHELVQANRLAILGQVAAGVAHEINQPVATIRAYADNARTYLTRGETAPASENLNAIGALTDRIGAITNELRGFARKGRAAAEPVSLKTAVDGALLLLRSRFAGNLDMLKVQSIPEGITVSANRIRLEQVLINLLQNALEAVDGRANGRISVSLAPANSDEVAIAIADNGPGIPPAVLENLFTPFNTSKDSGLGLGLVICKDIVSDYAGRIDVESTTAGTAFTVTLKRAGR, encoded by the coding sequence ATGCAATCTTCACTGGATCTGCCACCATCGTCTGTCAGACGCCGGGCATTCTGGCTGGTCTTCCTGTTGCTGTCGGTGCTCACACTTGCCGGCGCCCTCTTTTTCGCCGGCGAAGCGGGCATGCGCAGCGCTGTTTCGACGCTGTCCGACGATGTGACCGAAGATGCTGAACTGAAGCGCGCACTCTTGCAGGCAACGCTCGAACGTCCCCGTGCGCTGCCGCTGGTGCTTGCCGCCGATAGGCAGGTCAGCGGCGCGCTGGCCAACCCGACGGCCGAAGCGGTCGCAGGCCTGAACAGGAAACTCGAGGCGCTGGTCCTCGGCACGAAGACTGCGGTCATCTATGTCGTCGGTCGTGATGGCATCGCGATTGCGGCCAGCAATTGGCAGGAGCCCGACAGCTTCGTTGGCAATGACTACAATTTCCGCGAATATTTCACGCGTGGCATGTCCCTGGGGCGCGCCGAACAATATGCACTGGGCAATGTCAGCAAGCGGCCCGGCCTCTATCTGTCGCAACGGGTCAGCGATGAAAACGACGTCGCCGTAGGCATCGTGGTCGTCAAGGTCGAATTCGATGCACTTGAGCGTGACTGGGGCAAGACCGGCAGATCCACCTTCGTCACCGACAACCACGGCATCGTGCTGATCACCAGCCGGCCGGAATGGCGCTTCCTCAGCACCGATGACATTCCACCGCAGGAACGGGTTGCCGTGCGCGCAAGCCTGCAATTCGGCGAGGCCTCCCTAGAGCCGCTGCCGGTCTGGCAATTGATGGATCTCGATGGTCACCACATGGTGTCAACCGAACCGGGCGACGGCATGCCGCAACAGCCGCATATGTCCGTGACGCTGGATGTGCCCGGCACGCCGTGGAAGATGCATGTCTTCGCGCCGGCGGCAGATGTCATGACTGCGGGTATCTGGCAGGCCCGGCTTGCCGCACTCGTGGTCGTTCTCCCGCTGATCGCGCTGGCAGCAATTCTCTTCTATCGTCGCGGCAGGGCACTGCGCCGCCAGGCAGCCGAGCGAGCCGCCCGAGACGATCTGGAACGCAAGGTCACCGCCCGCACCAGCGAACTGACCACGGCAAGGGATAGGCTGCAGACCGAAATCAGCGAACACCGCTCGACGGAGACGCGCCTGCAGACCGTCCAGCATGAACTCGTGCAGGCCAACAGGCTTGCCATTCTCGGCCAAGTGGCGGCCGGCGTCGCCCACGAGATCAATCAGCCTGTTGCCACGATCCGCGCCTATGCCGACAACGCGCGCACCTATCTCACCCGGGGCGAAACCGCGCCGGCATCGGAAAACCTGAACGCCATCGGCGCCTTGACCGACCGGATCGGTGCCATCACCAACGAATTGCGCGGCTTCGCGCGGAAAGGACGCGCCGCCGCCGAGCCCGTGAGCCTGAAAACCGCCGTGGACGGTGCGCTGCTGCTCTTGCGCAGCCGCTTTGCCGGCAACCTCGATATGCTGAAGGTGCAGTCAATCCCCGAGGGCATCACTGTGTCGGCCAACCGCATCCGCCTGGAACAGGTACTGATCAACCTGCTGCAGAATGCCCTCGAAGCCGTGGACGGCCGCGCCAACGGCCGCATCTCCGTCAGTCTCGCCCCCGCAAACTCTGACGAGGTGGCAATTGCCATCGCCGACAACGGGCCGGGCATCCCGCCGGCAGTCCTCGAAAACCTGTTCACCCCGTTCAACACCTCAAAGGATAGTGGCCTCGGCCTGGGTCTTGTCATCTGCAAGGACATCGTCAGCGACTATGCAGGTCGCATCGATGTCGAAAGCACGACTGCCGGAACCGCCTTCACCGTCACCCTGAAGCGTGCCGGCCGATGA
- a CDS encoding sigma-54-dependent transcriptional regulator encodes MKKDTNIILVDDDAALRHATRQTLELAGFAVRDVPSATQALALLSPDLDAVVVTDIRMAGMDGLELFSRIKALDPELPVLLITGHGDIDMAVRAMQDGAYDFIAKPFAADRLVQSVSRAADMRRLVIENRRLRQAAEASQDDLPLIGQTPAMEHLRQTLRQIADTDIDVLVAGETGSGKEVVATLLHRWSRRNRGNFVALNCGALPETVIESELFGHEAGAFTGAQKKRIGRIEHASGGTLFLDEIESMPPATQVKMLRVLEMREVTPLGINDVRPVDLRVVAAAKVNLGNPAERGDFREDLYYRLNVVTVSIPPLRERRADIPLLFSHFTARASERFKREVPVLTSDIARHLDSHAWPGNVRELAHYAERVVLGITPPPQTALEPSGATDDLSLPERMERHEGNLIRQALRDNDGDVRRTLDALGIPRKTFYDKLQRHGINRNDYTDQD; translated from the coding sequence ATGAAAAAAGACACCAACATTATCCTTGTCGACGACGATGCCGCCCTGCGGCATGCCACCCGCCAGACGTTGGAGCTTGCCGGTTTCGCCGTGCGCGACGTTCCATCCGCTACCCAGGCGCTCGCCCTGCTTTCGCCCGACCTCGACGCCGTCGTCGTCACGGACATCCGCATGGCCGGCATGGACGGGCTGGAACTGTTCTCCCGTATCAAGGCCCTTGATCCCGAACTTCCGGTCCTTTTGATCACCGGCCATGGCGACATCGACATGGCGGTCCGGGCGATGCAGGACGGCGCCTATGATTTCATCGCCAAGCCGTTTGCCGCCGACCGCCTGGTGCAGAGCGTCAGCCGAGCCGCTGACATGCGCCGGCTGGTGATCGAGAACCGCCGCCTGCGTCAGGCGGCCGAGGCAAGCCAGGACGACCTGCCGTTGATCGGCCAGACGCCGGCAATGGAACATCTGCGCCAGACGCTACGCCAGATCGCCGACACCGATATCGATGTGCTGGTCGCCGGGGAGACCGGCAGCGGCAAGGAAGTCGTCGCCACGTTGCTGCATCGCTGGAGCCGGCGCAACCGCGGCAATTTCGTCGCACTGAACTGCGGCGCGCTACCGGAAACAGTGATCGAGAGCGAGCTATTTGGCCATGAAGCGGGTGCCTTTACCGGCGCCCAGAAGAAACGCATCGGCCGCATCGAACATGCCAGTGGCGGCACGTTGTTTCTTGATGAAATCGAAAGCATGCCGCCGGCGACCCAGGTCAAGATGCTGCGCGTCCTGGAAATGCGCGAAGTCACGCCCCTTGGCATAAACGACGTGCGGCCGGTCGACCTGCGTGTCGTCGCCGCCGCCAAGGTCAACCTCGGCAATCCGGCCGAGCGCGGTGATTTCCGCGAGGACCTCTATTATCGGCTCAATGTAGTGACTGTCTCGATCCCGCCGCTGCGTGAACGCCGCGCCGACATCCCCTTGTTGTTTTCGCATTTCACCGCCCGCGCCTCCGAACGTTTCAAGCGTGAGGTGCCGGTGCTGACCAGCGATATTGCCCGCCACCTCGACAGCCATGCTTGGCCCGGAAATGTCCGCGAACTCGCCCACTATGCCGAACGCGTGGTGCTCGGCATCACGCCGCCGCCGCAGACAGCTCTGGAACCTTCGGGCGCAACAGATGATCTCAGCCTGCCGGAACGCATGGAGCGCCATGAAGGCAACCTGATCCGCCAGGCGTTGCGCGACAATGACGGCGATGTGCGAAGGACGCTGGACGCCCTCGGTATTCCGCGCAAGACCTTCTACGACAAGCTGCAGCGCCACGGCATCAACCGCAACGACTATACCGACCAGGATTGA
- a CDS encoding Ldh family oxidoreductase → MKLSFVAAQSLVVGALVRSGVDLANAASVARALVSAEAAGQGGHGLRRVPAYSAQAKAGKVDGRVAPRAVRPRPSVLAIDAMNGFAYPALDLAVADLPEIAKAQGISIASIYRSHHAGVMGLTVERFAEQGLAAMMFANAPASIAPWGGRKALYGTNPIAFSVPIAGGDPITVDLAISKVARGKIMAARQKGEAIPDDWAFDLDGNPTTDAEVAMTGMMAPLGGAKGAALAMMVEILSAGITGANYAFEASSLFDDKGPPVALGQTIIAIDPTATGGAGVFDRLALLADEIGGQEGVRIPGRRGQGLARTAGAEGIEIEDDVIAAIDAIA, encoded by the coding sequence ATGAAGCTTTCCTTTGTTGCAGCGCAGTCCCTCGTGGTCGGCGCCCTCGTGCGCTCCGGCGTCGATCTCGCCAACGCGGCATCGGTTGCCCGGGCGCTTGTCAGTGCGGAAGCCGCCGGCCAGGGTGGTCATGGTTTGCGCCGCGTGCCGGCCTATTCTGCACAGGCCAAGGCCGGCAAGGTCGATGGGCGCGTCGCCCCGCGCGCCGTTCGCCCGCGCCCTTCCGTGCTTGCGATCGATGCCATGAACGGCTTTGCCTATCCGGCGTTGGATCTGGCGGTGGCCGATCTGCCGGAAATCGCCAAGGCGCAAGGCATCTCCATCGCCTCGATCTATCGGTCCCATCATGCCGGCGTGATGGGGCTGACCGTGGAGCGGTTTGCCGAACAGGGGTTGGCCGCGATGATGTTTGCCAATGCGCCGGCATCGATCGCGCCGTGGGGCGGCAGGAAAGCGCTTTATGGCACCAATCCGATCGCCTTTTCGGTGCCGATCGCTGGCGGCGATCCGATCACCGTTGATCTTGCCATCTCCAAGGTGGCCCGCGGCAAGATCATGGCGGCGCGGCAAAAGGGCGAGGCTATCCCCGACGACTGGGCGTTTGACCTCGACGGCAATCCGACAACCGATGCCGAAGTGGCGATGACCGGCATGATGGCGCCGCTCGGCGGCGCCAAGGGGGCGGCGCTGGCCATGATGGTCGAGATCCTGTCGGCCGGGATCACGGGGGCGAACTACGCCTTCGAGGCCTCGTCGCTGTTTGACGACAAGGGGCCGCCGGTGGCGCTCGGTCAGACGATCATCGCGATCGATCCCACAGCGACTGGCGGGGCCGGCGTCTTCGACCGACTGGCGCTGTTGGCCGACGAGATCGGCGGGCAGGAGGGCGTGCGGATTCCGGGCCGCCGTGGCCAGGGGCTTGCCCGCACGGCCGGCGCCGAGGGCATCGAGATCGAAGACGATGTCATCGCCGCGATCGACGCCATTGCATGA
- a CDS encoding HpcH/HpaI aldolase family protein: MPAPVNTFKRALAANDTLLVGLWVALASPHVAEVCAGAGFDWLLIDGEHGPNDIPLIASQLAAMARHPAHAVVRLVVGEPWLIKQALDVGAQTLMIPMVETGEQAELLAKACRYPPQGMRGMGASLGRASDFGRISDYAETANGEICLIAQIESRMGIDNADAIIATEGVDAILIGPADLAADMGFPGQSTAPEVMAAVDALIRKIVAAGIPVGIMTGDPAMIALAKAAGIRFLATSSDVGLLMKGAAALATAMRG, translated from the coding sequence ATGCCCGCACCTGTCAATACTTTCAAACGCGCTCTTGCCGCGAACGATACCCTGTTGGTTGGCCTCTGGGTGGCCCTTGCCAGTCCGCATGTCGCCGAAGTCTGTGCCGGGGCCGGGTTCGACTGGCTGTTGATCGATGGCGAGCACGGGCCGAACGATATTCCACTGATCGCAAGCCAGCTTGCGGCGATGGCGCGGCACCCGGCCCATGCGGTGGTCAGGCTTGTCGTCGGTGAGCCCTGGTTGATCAAGCAGGCGCTCGATGTCGGCGCCCAGACCCTGATGATCCCGATGGTCGAGACGGGTGAGCAGGCGGAACTGCTGGCCAAGGCATGCCGCTATCCGCCTCAGGGTATGCGGGGCATGGGGGCAAGTCTCGGCAGGGCATCGGATTTCGGCCGGATTTCCGACTATGCCGAGACCGCCAATGGCGAGATTTGCCTGATTGCTCAGATCGAAAGCCGAATGGGGATCGACAATGCTGACGCAATCATCGCCACGGAAGGGGTGGATGCAATCCTGATCGGTCCTGCGGATCTGGCTGCCGACATGGGTTTCCCCGGTCAGTCGACCGCCCCGGAAGTCATGGCGGCCGTTGATGCCCTGATCCGCAAGATCGTCGCAGCCGGCATACCGGTCGGCATCATGACCGGCGACCCGGCGATGATCGCGCTGGCGAAGGCTGCAGGCATCCGGTTCCTTGCCACCAGTTCCGATGTCGGGCTGCTGATGAAGGGCGCTGCGGCGCTTGCAACCGCGATGCGCGGCTAA
- a CDS encoding spermidine synthase: MLPWIQLDSASIPGGGELRLKQRGSEFSIMLGANELMNSRLSGSEEALATLSWDRIRNTRNAHVLIGGLGMGFTLRAALDVLPDDAKVTVAELVPGVVEWARGPMAEIHKGSLDDPRVSIHVGDVGALIARSRDTYDAILLDVDNGPDGLTRAENDSLYDFTGLRATKAALRKNGVLAVWSSGPDPRFTKRLRDIGLSAEEVPTRASRKGGGAKHMIWLAVNSIGAPVRR, from the coding sequence ATGCTTCCCTGGATACAACTCGACAGCGCCAGCATACCCGGCGGCGGCGAACTGCGCCTGAAACAGCGCGGCAGCGAGTTTTCCATCATGCTCGGCGCTAACGAACTGATGAACAGCCGCCTCAGCGGCTCGGAGGAAGCCTTGGCGACCCTGTCCTGGGATCGCATACGCAACACCAGGAATGCTCATGTCCTGATCGGCGGCCTCGGCATGGGCTTCACCCTGCGCGCGGCACTGGACGTCCTGCCGGACGATGCGAAGGTCACGGTTGCAGAACTGGTTCCGGGCGTCGTCGAATGGGCGCGCGGTCCGATGGCCGAAATCCACAAGGGCAGTCTCGACGATCCGCGCGTCAGCATCCATGTCGGCGATGTCGGCGCCCTTATCGCCAGGTCGCGCGACACATACGACGCCATCCTGCTCGACGTCGACAACGGCCCGGACGGCCTGACCCGCGCAGAAAACGACAGCCTCTACGATTTCACCGGCCTGCGCGCGACGAAAGCGGCCTTGCGCAAGAATGGGGTTCTCGCCGTCTGGTCCTCCGGTCCCGATCCGCGCTTTACCAAACGCCTGCGTGATATTGGCCTCTCCGCAGAAGAAGTCCCGACCCGTGCCAGCCGCAAGGGCGGCGGGGCAAAACATATGATCTGGCTTGCCGTCAACAGTATCGGCGCACCCGTCAGGCGCTGA
- the dgcA gene encoding N-acetyl-D-Glu racemase DgcA, whose protein sequence is MSVTLTVSPEIFPIAGAFTISRGSRTEARVVTVTLTDGLHVGRGECVPYARYGETVEGVVEAIAALSEEIAGGLDRIGLQSRLEPGAARNALDCAFWDLEAKRAGSPVWQIAGLGEPKPLQTTFTLSLGTPESMREAAEREAGRPLLKVKLGGEGDIERIEAVRSGAPQSAIIVDANEGWTLDQYKALAPVFLKLGVTLVEQPFPAGSDDALLGLERVLPVCADESCHDRHSLDALKGKYDAVNIKLDKTGGLTEALLMRDAALGAGFEIMIGCMVGTSLAMAPAFLVGQGAAFVDLDGPLLLAKDRDAAIVYDGSTMHVPPAALWG, encoded by the coding sequence ATGTCCGTCACGCTCACCGTCAGCCCCGAGATCTTTCCGATTGCCGGTGCCTTCACCATCTCGCGGGGGTCGCGAACCGAAGCCCGTGTAGTGACGGTAACGCTCACCGATGGCTTGCATGTCGGGCGCGGAGAATGCGTACCCTATGCGCGTTACGGCGAGACGGTCGAGGGCGTGGTCGAGGCGATTGCGGCCCTTTCGGAAGAGATTGCCGGAGGGCTCGATCGTATCGGATTGCAATCCAGGCTGGAACCCGGTGCGGCCCGCAATGCGCTCGACTGCGCTTTCTGGGATCTCGAGGCCAAACGGGCGGGCAGTCCCGTCTGGCAGATTGCGGGTCTTGGCGAACCCAAGCCGTTGCAGACGACATTCACCCTGTCGCTCGGAACACCGGAAAGCATGCGGGAAGCGGCCGAGCGGGAAGCGGGCAGACCGCTTTTGAAGGTCAAGCTGGGTGGCGAGGGCGATATCGAACGGATTGAAGCCGTCCGGTCCGGTGCGCCTCAGTCCGCGATCATCGTCGATGCCAACGAGGGTTGGACGCTCGATCAGTACAAGGCGCTGGCGCCGGTCTTCCTGAAGCTTGGCGTGACGCTGGTCGAGCAGCCGTTTCCGGCCGGTTCCGACGATGCCCTGCTCGGGCTTGAGCGCGTGCTGCCGGTCTGCGCCGACGAAAGCTGCCATGACCGGCATTCGCTGGATGCGCTCAAGGGTAAATATGATGCGGTCAATATCAAGCTCGACAAGACCGGTGGCCTGACGGAGGCGCTTTTGATGCGCGATGCAGCCTTGGGCGCCGGATTCGAGATCATGATCGGCTGCATGGTCGGCACGTCTCTGGCCATGGCGCCTGCGTTCCTGGTGGGCCAGGGGGCGGCGTTCGTCGATCTCGACGGGCCGTTGCTGCTGGCGAAGGATCGCGATGCGGCGATCGTTTACGATGGCTCGACGATGCATGTGCCGCCGGCGGCGCTCTGGGGGTAA
- the mnmA gene encoding tRNA 2-thiouridine(34) synthase MnmA, giving the protein MNTLDFDKRPEDTRVVVAMSGGVDSSVVAGILKREGYDVLGITLQLYDHGAAVHRAGSCCAGQDIDDARRVCETLGIPHYVLDYEQRFRDTVINPFMESYVAGETPIPCVACNQTVKFADLLATAKELGADALATGHYIRSKSVPLANDPNHRALYRPIDNERDQSYFLFATTQEQIDYLRFPLGHLSKAETRALAEEMGLVVAKKADSQDICFVPQGKYADIINKLKPNAALAGDIVHLDGRILGQHDGILHYTIGQRKGLGVATGDPLYVVYLDARSRRVIVGPKEALETHRVYLRDINWLGDFTLEEEAADGFACFAKVRSTRPPTPAVLHADATGVYVDLEIGEAGVAPGQACVLYSAPGPDARVYGGGFIERSARSENAEAALKALLASPVAA; this is encoded by the coding sequence GTGAACACGCTGGATTTTGACAAGAGACCGGAAGATACGCGCGTTGTCGTCGCCATGTCGGGCGGCGTCGACTCCTCCGTCGTGGCCGGCATCCTCAAACGCGAAGGCTATGATGTGCTCGGCATCACGCTGCAGCTCTACGATCATGGCGCAGCCGTCCACCGTGCAGGCTCCTGTTGCGCCGGTCAGGACATCGATGATGCCCGTCGCGTTTGCGAAACGCTCGGCATTCCGCATTACGTGCTCGACTACGAACAGCGCTTCCGCGACACGGTGATCAACCCGTTCATGGAAAGCTATGTCGCCGGCGAAACGCCGATCCCCTGCGTTGCCTGCAACCAGACCGTCAAGTTCGCCGATCTGCTGGCGACCGCCAAGGAGCTCGGCGCCGACGCGCTGGCCACCGGCCACTATATCCGATCCAAGTCGGTGCCTCTAGCCAACGATCCGAACCACCGCGCGCTGTACCGCCCGATCGACAACGAACGCGACCAGAGCTACTTCCTGTTTGCCACCACGCAGGAACAGATCGACTACCTGCGCTTTCCGCTCGGCCATCTGTCCAAGGCGGAAACACGGGCGCTCGCCGAAGAAATGGGCCTCGTCGTCGCCAAGAAGGCAGACAGCCAGGACATCTGTTTTGTGCCGCAGGGCAAATATGCCGATATCATCAACAAGCTGAAGCCGAATGCGGCTCTGGCCGGCGACATCGTGCATCTGGATGGCCGAATTCTCGGACAGCACGACGGCATCCTGCACTACACCATCGGCCAGCGAAAGGGCCTAGGCGTGGCCACCGGCGATCCGCTCTATGTCGTCTATCTCGACGCCCGTTCACGTCGCGTGATCGTCGGCCCGAAGGAAGCTCTCGAAACACACCGCGTCTATCTGCGCGACATCAACTGGCTCGGCGATTTCACCCTTGAGGAAGAAGCAGCCGATGGTTTTGCCTGCTTCGCCAAGGTCCGTTCCACGCGTCCGCCGACACCGGCAGTCCTGCATGCAGACGCAACCGGCGTTTACGTCGATCTCGAGATCGGTGAAGCCGGCGTCGCTCCCGGCCAGGCCTGCGTGCTCTATTCCGCCCCCGGCCCCGATGCCCGCGTCTACGGTGGCGGCTTCATCGAGCGCTCGGCCCGCTCCGAGAACGCGGAAGCTGCGCTGAAGGCACTTTTGGCAAGCCCGGTCGCCGCTTAA
- a CDS encoding transglycosylase SLT domain-containing protein: protein MRTAVVSAIGVMLMLSACAKPPSQTRNACAIFEQRDGLFNNWRSAAQKAEREYGVPVPILMATIYTESSFRANARPPRKKLLGFIPWKRQSSAYGYSQALDGTWERYQRETGRWGARRTDFGDAMQFIGWYHRESASKTGIPLNDPYKLYLAYHSGQAGYLRGAYKNRPEALNGAKRFTSITYTYASQLKQCPG, encoded by the coding sequence ATGCGTACCGCTGTTGTTTCCGCCATTGGCGTCATGCTGATGCTGTCGGCCTGTGCCAAGCCCCCAAGCCAGACCCGCAATGCCTGCGCGATCTTCGAGCAGCGCGACGGGCTGTTCAACAATTGGCGCAGCGCAGCCCAGAAGGCCGAACGCGAATACGGCGTTCCGGTGCCGATCCTGATGGCGACGATCTACACGGAATCGAGTTTCCGGGCGAACGCGCGGCCGCCGCGCAAGAAGCTGCTCGGCTTCATTCCCTGGAAGCGCCAGTCGAGTGCCTATGGCTATTCACAGGCGCTTGACGGCACGTGGGAACGCTACCAGCGCGAAACCGGCCGCTGGGGCGCCCGCCGCACGGACTTCGGCGATGCCATGCAATTCATCGGCTGGTATCACCGCGAGAGCGCCTCGAAGACCGGCATCCCGCTGAACGACCCGTACAAGCTTTATCTGGCCTATCATTCCGGCCAGGCGGGCTATCTGCGCGGCGCCTACAAGAACCGCCCGGAAGCGCTGAATGGCGCCAAGCGCTTCACCAGCATCACATATACTTACGCCTCCCAGCTGAAGCAGTGCCCGGGCTGA
- a CDS encoding Tim44 domain-containing protein — MRRYGKIFASLALGMMVTLMAVDFAEARRASGGFGSRGTRTFSAPSATRTAPTTAAPIERTMTPRTNATQPGATQTAAQSRNGQRPGLFGGLAGGLMGGLLMGGLFGMLMGSGFGGGFGFLGLLLQGVLIFFLIRFAMRMFANRQPSYSGGPNGGNTSGFGGMARNDGRENQGSSFQIPRIGGGSAAQASAAKPGQTDEIGIAQKDLEYFETLLQQMQAGYAREDYSALRRITTPEAMSYLAEELSENATKGVKNEVRDVHLVQGDVSEAWREGDIDYATVAMRYESIDYVVDRQSGKLINGDDQNPSESTEIWTFVRRPGTDWQISAIQAVAQYE; from the coding sequence ATGCGGCGTTACGGTAAGATTTTTGCATCTCTCGCACTTGGCATGATGGTCACGCTGATGGCCGTGGATTTTGCCGAGGCGAGACGGGCAAGCGGTGGCTTCGGTAGCCGTGGAACGCGCACATTCAGCGCGCCCTCAGCCACGCGTACGGCGCCGACGACGGCTGCTCCGATCGAGCGCACGATGACACCTCGCACCAATGCGACGCAGCCGGGTGCGACCCAGACGGCAGCGCAGAGCCGCAATGGCCAGCGTCCCGGTCTGTTCGGCGGTCTTGCCGGCGGCCTTATGGGCGGCCTGCTCATGGGCGGCCTGTTCGGCATGCTGATGGGCTCTGGCTTCGGCGGCGGCTTCGGCTTCCTCGGCCTGCTTTTACAGGGCGTGCTGATCTTCTTCCTGATCCGCTTTGCCATGCGCATGTTCGCCAATCGCCAGCCGTCCTATTCGGGTGGCCCGAATGGCGGCAACACATCCGGCTTCGGCGGCATGGCACGCAATGACGGGCGTGAAAATCAGGGTTCTTCGTTCCAGATCCCGCGCATCGGTGGCGGTTCTGCCGCGCAGGCTTCGGCCGCCAAGCCGGGTCAGACCGACGAGATCGGCATTGCGCAGAAGGATCTCGAATATTTCGAGACGCTGCTGCAGCAGATGCAGGCGGGTTATGCGCGAGAAGACTACAGCGCGCTCCGCCGGATCACCACGCCGGAAGCCATGTCCTATCTCGCCGAGGAACTCAGCGAGAATGCCACCAAGGGCGTCAAGAATGAGGTTCGCGACGTGCATCTCGTGCAGGGTGACGTGTCCGAAGCCTGGCGCGAAGGCGATATCGATTATGCGACCGTCGCCATGCGCTATGAGAGCATCGACTATGTCGTCGATCGCCAGTCCGGCAAGCTGATCAATGGTGACGACCAGAACCCTTCGGAATCGACGGAGATCTGGACCTTTGTTCGACGTCCCGGCACCGACTGGCAGATCTCGGCCATCCAGGCTGTGGCGCAATACGAATAG
- the cydB gene encoding cytochrome d ubiquinol oxidase subunit II: protein MAIDLPFIWAGIIAFAVLAYVILDGFDLGVGILFPFFPEKHDKDLMMNSVAPVWDGNETWLVLGGGGLLAVFPLAYATILPALYAPLIIMLLGLIFRGVAFEYRWRTNRAEYLWNWAFAGGSLVAAFSQGVALGALVQGIPVTDRAYSGGWWDWLTPFSLATGAALVIGYGLLGATWLVMKTEGHLAERSRVFAFKLAFATVGAMGIFSLWTPFLEPLYLDRWFGFPTMIFSVVVPLLVLGCLYLIISGLKQGRDILPFLASLGLFVLGYVGIGISFYPYIVPTSLTIWEAAAPDESLAFLLVGALVLVPMILCYTAYAYWVFRGKLNPDEGYH, encoded by the coding sequence ATGGCCATTGATCTTCCCTTCATCTGGGCCGGCATCATCGCCTTTGCCGTGCTCGCCTATGTCATTCTCGACGGCTTCGATCTCGGCGTCGGCATCCTGTTTCCGTTCTTTCCGGAAAAGCACGACAAGGACCTGATGATGAATTCGGTGGCGCCCGTCTGGGATGGCAACGAGACCTGGCTGGTGCTGGGCGGCGGCGGGTTGCTTGCGGTCTTTCCCCTCGCTTATGCGACGATCCTACCGGCGCTCTACGCGCCGCTGATCATCATGCTGCTCGGCCTGATCTTCCGTGGCGTTGCCTTCGAATATCGCTGGCGCACCAACCGGGCCGAATATCTGTGGAACTGGGCCTTTGCCGGCGGCTCGCTGGTCGCGGCCTTTTCCCAAGGGGTGGCGCTCGGTGCCCTGGTGCAGGGCATTCCGGTAACCGACCGTGCCTATTCGGGTGGCTGGTGGGATTGGCTGACGCCGTTTTCGCTGGCGACGGGTGCAGCACTGGTCATCGGCTATGGCCTGCTCGGGGCGACGTGGCTGGTGATGAAGACCGAGGGCCATCTTGCAGAGCGGAGCAGGGTGTTCGCCTTCAAGCTCGCCTTCGCGACGGTTGGCGCCATGGGCATCTTCAGTCTGTGGACGCCGTTTCTCGAGCCGCTCTATCTCGATCGCTGGTTCGGATTCCCGACGATGATCTTTTCCGTGGTCGTGCCGCTGCTGGTGCTGGGCTGCCTCTACCTGATCATTTCCGGGCTGAAGCAGGGGCGGGACATACTGCCATTTCTCGCATCGCTCGGACTTTTCGTACTTGGCTATGTCGGCATCGGGATCAGCTTCTATCCCTATATCGTGCCGACATCCCTGACGATCTGGGAGGCGGCGGCGCCGGATGAAAGCCTGGCCTTCCTGCTGGTCGGGGCCTTGGTTCTGGTGCCGATGATCCTCTGCTACACCGCTTACGCCTATTGGGTTTTCCGAGGAAAACTCAATCCGGACGAGGGTTACCATTGA